In Manis pentadactyla isolate mManPen7 chromosome 11, mManPen7.hap1, whole genome shotgun sequence, one DNA window encodes the following:
- the C11H14orf132 gene encoding uncharacterized protein C14orf132 homolog: protein MDLSFMAAQLPMMGGAFMDSPNEDFSTEYSLFNSSTNVHAASNGQGQPEEPPRSSNDAVLLWIAIIATLGNIVVVGVVYAFTF, encoded by the coding sequence CTGCCCATGATGGGAGGCGCCTTCATGGACTCGCCCAACGAGGACTTCAGCACCGAGTACTCCCTCTTTAACTCCTCCACCAACGTCCACGCAGCCTCCAACGGCCAGGGCCAGCCAGAGGAGCCTCCTCGGTCCTCCAATGACGCCGTCTTGCTCTGGATTGCCATCATAGCAACACTTGGGAACattgtggtggtgggggtggtgtACGCCTTCACCTTCTGA